The genomic DNA GACATGGGAGTACGTACTGGGTGCGCCGTCCATGGTTCCCCACGACTCCTGCCACAGGCTGTAACAAGCTGCAGCATACCTTGCAGGCCCCGAGTGGCAGCGAGACGTCACTGTGGCACGCGTCAGCTCTTATGCGAGAGAGGAGTGGCGCGCATGGAATAGTAAACGACCACCCTCGAATGTACCTAGGCGCTTGGGTGGGTTGACGACGCTTTCAACTCAAAAAACACGGGTTGCGAACACGGTTGCCATTAACACTGCAACGTGTGTTTTCGCCCAGTTCAAATCGTATATAGCTACTAGCAGAGGAATCCGAGGACTGCTTCTAGTCGTCACGTCACAAAAGGCAAACAACCGCACCACCATAGCCACGGCTCACTAGACAAAATGCCCACGCCACTAGACAATGCCATGAAATCCAGGGTCAGCTTTCCTCGCTCGGTCCTTGGTTGACGAATTGCTAACGGCCTAAACAGAGTGCAGTTCTTGGTGCGTACACTAACCCGACCATTCCTCGTGAGTCCGGCGCTCATTGTGTCGCAGCATTCGGCGGGCTGGTGACGGCCGTAGCTGTCTGGGCCATATACGGCGGAGACATGTTCCCTGCTGGCCCGGACCCGACAGGCGCCCCAGAAGATTGGACCAGAGAGGAGATGAGGAGATGGTTGGCCGCGGTATGTGGTTTTTCGGTCCAGATGGGTGTTTGCTCACACGTTTCACAGAGAAACCTGTTCCCTCACGACAATGACACACGAGAGGAGCTTCTGGCACGAGTTTTGGCCAATATGAGAGCTCCGAGGCGGTAGGAATGTTTCACTGGCGGCTCAATAGAAGGGAACTTGATGATTGCAACGCGGCGGAACTAGTATTGACATTCAATTCTTCAAAGATGTATCACTTCTGGCCCTGGTTCGTGAGGATGCCTACCACCACCTGACTTTATACAGGTGGATAAGTATCGTACAAATAAAAACAAGCTTTAAAAACTCGGAGCATTTGCCTCTCCCGGTTGTTATCGGTGCATATGCTTCTTCATGATTCATCTAGCCTCTTACAGCTCATCCCTTCCCGAGGCCTTTCCGACCGTCGGCTCATCCGTTGTGACCTTGCTGGTAGACTTCCAGTTAAGGGCGTTGAGGCGCTCGGACAGATGAGGGTGAGAGAAGTGGTAGGTCGCGTACATCCAGTCGGCATCCATAGAGCTGAGGTTCTGGATCTGGAGCTTGAGGAGCGACCGAGCCAGCTCAGCAGAGTAGCCGAGCTTCTGGGCGAAGGCGTCAGCCTGGAACTCGTACTTGCGGCTCAGGACGTTCATGAGCAGCTTCACAACAGTGTCCATGGGCGAAAGTGCGTCagagaagaggatgaagccGATGATGATCGGGTGTTCCGTAAGGAAACCAAAGTCGGCGTACAGCGACTGGTTGCTGATGAAGACGGAGAAAAGAGCGAAGATGTAGAGGAAATGGGCCTGCATGTGTTAGCCGGATGATGGCACGTAAGTGACCAcaaggaaggaggggggtACCTGAGAGATACCGAAGAGACGGGTGGTGTGGCCGAGGCTCCAGTGACCGAGCTCatgggcgaggacggcgacaaCCTCCTGTGTCTCGCTCTTCTCAATGAGGGTGTCATAGATGACAATGTGCTTCTTCCAAGGGAGACCAAAGAAGTAGGCATTGCTGTGGGCGCTGCGCTTGCTTCCGTCGATAACGTAGAGTTCGTGAAGGGGGAAGTTCAAGCTCTTGGCGAGGCTCTCGACGCCGTTCTTCAACTCGCCCTCTTCCAAGGGTGACAGCTTGTTGAACAGCGGCAGGATGGCGACCGGGTAGATGGTGATCATGAAGACTTGGAGGCCAGCGGCGAACGCCCAAAGGTAGAAGAAGAACTGGTTACCCGTCTTCTTGACAATGGAGAGGAAACCGGCGAGGATTGGGGGCGCAAggacgaaggcgaggagCTGGGACTTGATCATGTCGGTGATGAAGAGCTTGGGCGTCTGCTTGTTGAAGCCGAACTTCTCCTCGAGCACAAAGGTCTGGTAGATGGAGCCGGGTAGCGAGAGGACCTGTTGGATCATAATGAAGGCGAGGACAAAGACTATGGACT from Colletotrichum higginsianum IMI 349063 chromosome 3, whole genome shotgun sequence includes the following:
- a CDS encoding Peptidase family M48, yielding MDFLQRLARFLDRPLFPWKRLILGFSVGQFVFESLLSLRQYQVLKNTKPPKVLEQEVSQEVFDKSQAYGRAKAEFGFINGLWGQIQNIAFIQFDVLPKLWSWSGNLLLNFAPARFTGEISQSIVFVLAFIMIQQVLSLPGSIYQTFVLEEKFGFNKQTPKLFITDMIKSQLLAFVLAPPILAGFLSIVKKTGNQFFFYLWAFAAGLQVFMITIYPVAILPLFNKLSPLEEGELKNGVESLAKSLNFPLHELYVIDGSKRSAHSNAYFFGLPWKKHIVIYDTLIEKSETQEVVAVLAHELGHWSLGHTTRLFGISQAHFLYIFALFSVFISNQSLYADFGFLTEHPIIIGFILFSDALSPMDTVVKLLMNVLSRKYEFQADAFAQKLGYSAELARSLLKLQIQNLSSMDADWMYATYHFSHPHLSERLNALNWKSTSKVTTDEPTVGKASGRDEL